One Patescibacteria group bacterium genomic window, AATTAGCCCTGCACCCGAACCGGCATTATAATATGTAAGAAGGTGTCGTCGCCAACGGTTTTAAAAACGCCCGGAGAAAGCGGCCCACTCATTTCAAAAATAATTTCTTCTCCGGTGACGACGGTTAGATATTCAAGTAAAAATCTTGAGTTAAAAGCAATTTCTCCCCCGTCCCCTTCAATTTTCGCTTCAATGGTCGTGGTGTTTTCTCCCACCTGGGGAGCGTTAGCCATGACCCTTAGCTCTGAACCCAAAACCACGAACCTTATAATATTGGCAGATTCCCGGGCGAAAATTGAAGCGGTTTTAATCGCCGCTAGTAATTCCCCGCGATTGACCGTGACTTTTGTGCCGGAATTTTCGGGAATGATTTTTTCAAAACTGGGAAATTGTCCCTCGAGTAGGCGACAAATAATTTCCGCCTTCCCCAAAGAAAAGATCGCCTGGTTGGCCTCTTTGGTTATTTCCAAACCAAACTCCTCCTCTTTTTCCTCATTTAAAATCCGCACGACTTCGGCCAGCGTTCGGGCCGGCAAAATCAAATCTAGGGACGAGATCGGGTTTATTTTTGTCAGTTTACAAACCGAAAGACGGAAACCGTCGGTGGCGGCCAAAGTAAGACCTTTGTTTTCGCCAAAAATTTTTACCCCGGAAAGAACCGGCCGGCTTTCGTCTTGAGCGGCCGCAAAAGCCACGCGCGAAAAAGAAGAAG contains:
- the dnaN gene encoding DNA polymerase III subunit beta, which translates into the protein MQFSCLQENINKGLSIVGRFVSPRAQLPVLANILFSAKNGKLKLGATNLESGVSFEVGAKVEKDGEITVPAKTLVEFISSLPAEKIDFSLEENNLKISCQKYQATIASLPATEFPPLPSLSGKPNLFFKTSEISSSFSRVAFAAAQDESRPVLSGVKIFGENKGLTLAATDGFRLSVCKLTKINPISSLDLILPARTLAEVVRILNEEKEEEFGLEITKEANQAIFSLGKAEIICRLLEGQFPSFEKIIPENSGTKVTVNRGELLAAIKTASIFARESANIIRFVVLGSELRVMANAPQVGENTTTIEAKIEGDGGEIAFNSRFLLEYLTVVTGEEIIFEMSGPLSPGVFKTVGDDTFLHIIMPVRVQG